The genomic interval TCATTGCGGGTGTGCCCATGAGGCTGCAACTCGACTATTGCGACGAAATCGGTCTGCTCGTCTATGAGGAATCGTATGCGGCATGGTGCACCGAGAACTCACCTCATTTTGCGCAGCGTTACGACAGTTCCGTACTCGGGATGATCAAGCGCGACCGGAATCACCCTTGCATAGTGATTTGGGGACTTCTGAACGAGACTCCCGTGGGTCCCGTGCATCAGCAGGCAGTCGAATTCCTGCCTAAGCTGCGTGCATTGGATGAGACCCGCGCCGTCCTTCTGAGCAGCGGACGTTGGGACGTGACGGCGGGGGGCGAACCGGTCGGCATACACATACACAGAATACAAGGGCAGTTCGACCCGAGCGCAACGCATAATGGAACCGACGCGCCGATCTCGGCGCTGGGGATCACCTGGCAACCGGGACAGTTTGCCTTGCATCCGGGACCGAAGGGTGAATACAGCGTGGCGCGATGGACCGCGCCGCAAGACGGCAAATGCGACATTACTGCTGTGTATTCCAGTATCGCGGAGAAGGCCACGACGGACGTGCACGTCTTGCACAATGGGAAACCCTTGTTTGACGGGTTTGTAAATGTTGGGGACGCCGGAAAAGAGACCAAGTACTCCGGTTCGGTCGACATCAAGAAGGGGGACCTGATTGACTTCGCGTTGAGTTTCGGCAACGGCGATTACGGCGCGGACACCACCGCTTTAGCAGCAACCATTGCGTACGCCAATGGCCCCAGCTTTGACGTTGCCAAAGACTACCTTGCGAAGGGAAGTCCCTGGACCTATGGATACCTTCCGCGAACGGACGTGCCGGATTCGTCCGCGTTCATAGCGTACGACGAAGCCAAAACCATTGGCGAAGGGTCTCGTCTCGGCAGCATCAGCAACCCAGGCTCACACGAATGGGAAGATATTCTCGACGATCAACACATCTACCCCCATGTGCCGCATTCGCCAGAGATTGTCGCGACATTGCGCAACTACCGGGGCGTGGGCAATCCCGTGGGATTTGGCGATGGTGGTCTAGCCAATATTGAGAATAGGCCAGCACTAAGGCCCGTTTTCATCAGTGAATATGGAATCGGCAGTGCCGTGGACTTGGTCCGCACCACCCGATGGTTCGAGCAGCTTGGGAAGGCCAACCTTGACGACGCGGTCTTCTACAAAGGGCTGCTGGATCGTTTTATGAACGACTGGACTGCGTGGCGATTGGACGAGACGTTTGCGAGTCCGGAGGACTACTTCGCGCAGACAATCAAGAAGATGGCGGCGCAACGCACGCTTGGCTTCAATGCGTTCCGCTCCAATCCCAACTGCGCGGGCCTGAGCGTTACCGGCACCGTCGACCAAGGAAATACCGGAGAAGGCCTGACCGCCACAACCTTCCGCGAACTCAAGCCGGGCGCAACCGACGCGGCCTTTGACGGATGGGCGCCTGTACGCTGGTGCTTGTTCGTAGGACCGGAGCATCTCTATCGCAATGGCAACGTGCGCCTGGAAGCCGTCGTTGCGAATGAGGACACCTTAGCCCCAGGCGATTACTCGGCCCGCCTGCAAGTGGTCGGTCCGCGCGGGATACGCGTATTCGACCGCTCCATCACGGTCACGATTCCAAAGACCGAGCCGGGGCAACCGGAGGTGTTTGCTGTGCCGGTATTCGACGAGGAAGTGCCGATCGATGGACCCACCGGCGAGTATCGTTTCCTGGCTGCGTTCCAGCAAGGTGCAGCGGCCGCGGGCGGCGATGTCCGGTTTTTCATAGACGACCCAGCGGATATGCCGGCCATCGAAAGCGAAGTTGTGCTGTGGGGATCGGATGAGCGCGTAGAAAAATGGCTGCCCACACAGAACATCAAGTGCCGCGCTTTCGACCCCGCCAGGAAAGATGTCCGTGAGACAATCCTCGCATTGCGCACGCCGCCCGCCCCCGGAGGAGCGGAAGCATTCACCGAACTCGCCAAGCGCATCGCACAAGGATCGAACGTGGTGTTCTTGTCGCCGGA from Candidatus Hydrogenedentota bacterium carries:
- a CDS encoding glycoside hydrolase family 2, producing the protein MLKSTVRSLCSGLFFGALVLHALAAAAHAEAQNSIVSLDGTWRIATDPQNIGKEQGWFKTPNADALDTNVPWIIQDPFPGYHGVAWYWRSFEAPQNAYADGRYLLRFWAVDYKADVWLNDTYLGSHEGGEEPFSFDVTGIVRAGNDNRVAVRVLNPKDEPIDDIILAQTPHRNKVNKYFAGASYNLGGITDSVELVMTPQVRIDDFYVHANWKTGEVNIQTTFFNAGKDSQTGTLTLSIAPAANGTTLEAATINVTAGPGTSVVNSTLKVSQPHLWDVKDPYLYRVTARLNTKGGECEQSTRCGFRDFRFENGHFRLNGKALFLKGSHTGNHWPIGQQLPYDPDWARRDLINVKMMGFNSIRFIAGVPMRLQLDYCDEIGLLVYEESYAAWCTENSPHFAQRYDSSVLGMIKRDRNHPCIVIWGLLNETPVGPVHQQAVEFLPKLRALDETRAVLLSSGRWDVTAGGEPVGIHIHRIQGQFDPSATHNGTDAPISALGITWQPGQFALHPGPKGEYSVARWTAPQDGKCDITAVYSSIAEKATTDVHVLHNGKPLFDGFVNVGDAGKETKYSGSVDIKKGDLIDFALSFGNGDYGADTTALAATIAYANGPSFDVAKDYLAKGSPWTYGYLPRTDVPDSSAFIAYDEAKTIGEGSRLGSISNPGSHEWEDILDDQHIYPHVPHSPEIVATLRNYRGVGNPVGFGDGGLANIENRPALRPVFISEYGIGSAVDLVRTTRWFEQLGKANLDDAVFYKGLLDRFMNDWTAWRLDETFASPEDYFAQTIKKMAAQRTLGFNAFRSNPNCAGLSVTGTVDQGNTGEGLTATTFRELKPGATDAAFDGWAPVRWCLFVGPEHLYRNGNVRLEAVVANEDTLAPGDYSARLQVVGPRGIRVFDRSITVTIPKTEPGQPEVFAVPVFDEEVPIDGPTGEYRFLAAFQQGAAAAGGDVRFFIDDPADMPAIESEVVLWGSDERVEKWLPTQNIKCRAFDPARKDVRETILALRTPPAPGGAEAFTELAKRIAQGSNVVFLSPEVFASEKSPVSYLPLANKGQLLSLYSWLYLKDDWAKYHPFFEGMQTGGMLDYSYYVGMLSDSVWQGQDAPAEAVAGAIKASQDYSSGLNLCVYRLGEGRFVLNTMRIAENLGTNPAAERLLRNLIKANAPTENKPLAALPTDFDATLKAFGYK